TACATAGCTAAGATAGTCAGCTCCAGCTCCACCATATTTCTCATCCCACGGGATTCCTGTAAGACCTAATTGTGCCATCTGTTCAAATATAGAACGATCAAATCGCTCTTCTTCATCGCGTTCAGCAGCAGTTGGTGCTACTTGATCCTCAGCGAATTCTCTAATCATTTTACGTAGCATTTCCTGTTCTTCGTTTAGACGAAAGTCCATCTTTTCCACACTCCCTGCTTGTTGTTGTTCTATTTAGTAAGCAAATGCTTAGAAATGACTAGTTGTTGAATTTCTGATGTTCCTTCATAAATTTGCGTAATTTTAGCGTCTCTAAACAAACGCTCTACAGGATATTCTCTTGTGTAGCCATATCCTCCAAAAATCTGCACAGCCTCTATCGCTGATTTCATAGCAACATCCGAGGCAAACTTTTTTGCGATGGATGCTTCAAGCCCACATGGTAGACCTTCCTGCCGCAAGAAGGCTGCACGATATACAAGTAATCGAGCCGCCTCCACTTGCGTAGCCATATCTGCCAGCTTAAAAGCCACTGCTTGCTGATTACCAATTGAAGAACCAAATTGCTTACGCTCTTTCGCGTATTGAATTGAATACTCTAGAGCGGCTTCAGCAATACCCAAGGATTGAGCCGCAATACCGATCCGACCCACATCCAAATTAGACAGGGCAATAGCAAAGCCTCTTCCTTCCTCACCTAGAAGATTTTTTACCGGAACAGTTGCATTCTCAAAAATGAGCTCCGTAGTATTAGAGCCATGAAGTCCCATCTTTTTTTCCTTTTTTCCCACCGTAAGGCCTGGTGTACTTTTTTCCACGATAAAGGCAGAAATCCCGTGGGTTCCTTGCGTAGCATCTGTCACTGCAAATGTTACGTACGTATCAGCTTCACCACCGTTGGTTATAAAAATTTTGCTACCATTTAATACATAATGGTCACCTTTGCGTATAGCACAAGTACGAATGCGTGCGGCATCAGATCCTGCTTGAGGCTCTGTCAAAGCAAATGCTCCCAAATATTCTCCACTTGCCAACTTTGGGACATATTTGTGCTTTTGCTCTTCATTTCCATAGTACAAAATGGGTGTTGTACCCACAGAAGTATGAACCGATAGAATTACCCCTATAGTGGCACTTATCTTAGAAATTTCATTGATCGCAATTACATAAGAAATAAAATCAGAATCAGATCCTCCCCATTCTTCAGGGATTGGGATTCCCATTAAGCCCAGCTTTGCCATTTTAGTAAGCAATGGACGCGGGAATTCTTCTGTTTCTTCCATATGAGCAACAAATGGAGTAATTTCTTTTTTTGCAAAATCACTTACCATCTTTCGCATCATTTGCTGTTCCTCTGTAAAATGAAGCTCCATAAACAAAACCCTTCCTTTTAGCAAATTTCTCGTTGTCCCTACTTATATGGCGCTCCATGTACCATCAGATTAGGAATACACATAAAATCCTCTTCCTGACTTGCGACCTAACCAGCCGGCTTTCACATATTGGCGTAATAACGGACAAGGGCGATATTTGGAATCCCCAAATCCTTCATAGAGTACTTCCATAATGTAGAGACAAGTATCCAGTCCAATAAAATCAGCTAAGGTAATAGGTCCCATCGGATGATTCATACCTAGCTTCATAATGTCATCGACCGCTTCTGGAGTGGCTACCCCTTCGTATACACAGTAGATCGCTTCATTAATCATTGGCATTAATACGCGATTTGAGATAAACCCAGGGAAGTCTTTACAGCTAACTGGTATCTTATCCAGTCGTTTTGCCAATCCTTCGATCGCTTGATAGACCTCATCTGATGTTTGTAAGCCACGGATCATTTCCACTAGCTTCATCACAGGTACAGGATTCATAAAATGCATGCCAATCACCTGCTCTGGACGTTTTGTAGCCGCTGCAATTTCTGTAATAGGCAGGGAGGAGGTGTTGCTAGCTAGGATGGTATGTGGTTGACAAATTTCATCCAATTTTTTAAAAATTTCGGTTTTTATCTGCATATTCTCGACCACTGCTTCTATAACCACATCCGCGTCCTTAGCACTTGTAAGCTCTGTTGAGGTGATAATACGGGAAAGAATTTTTCCCTTTGTTTCTTCTGTCAGCTTGCCTTTTTCCACTTGCCTATTTAAATTCTTACCAATATTGCCTAAACCACGTTCAAGGAAAGAGGTAGATTGATCATGTAAAATCACCTGAAATCCGGCATGTGCCGCCACCTGAGCAATACCGCTCCCCATCTGCCCTGCGCCTATGACCATAATCGTTTGAATGCTCATTTACCCTGCTCCTTCTCTTTTCAAAAATGATGCAAATTCGTTTAAGATGTACAAAAAACCACCTATCAAAACGAAGTAGTTAGTTACTTACCTTCCTGACTCAACGCGTATTAAAATAGCATCTCCCTGAGCGGCTCCACTGCAAATAGCAGCTATCCCTAATCCTCCACCGCGTCGTTGTAATTCATGAATAAGCGTCATGATAATCCTTGCACCACTTGCTCCGATCGGATGCCCCAGCGCAATCGCACCGCCATTTACGTTAACCTTCTCCTCGTCCCATCCGACGATTTTTCCACTTGTCAATGTAACCGCGGCGAATGCCTCATTTACTTCAAATAAATCTATTTCCTCAAGTTTTTTTCCTGTCTTTTGCAACAATTTTTGAATAGCGAGCCCAGGTGTAGTGGCGATATAAGGAGCCTCTGCCGCAACCTCCACATGCCCAAGAATCGTAGCTAGAGGTTTCACCCCAAGTTCCTCAGCTTTTCGCTCTGACATGAGCACAAGAGCTCCCGCGCCATCATTGAGTCCAGGCGCATTCCCGGCTGTAATGGTCCCGTCCTTTTTGTATACCGGTGCTAATTTAGCCAAGCCCTCCAATGTGGTTTCCGATCGTATCGCCTCATCCTCCGTTACGAGCAGTGGCTCTCCTTTTCGTTGAGGAATTTGAACTGGAACAATTTCCTCTGCGAAATATCCTGCTTCGCGCGCCTTCGTGGCACGTTGCTGACTACGATAGGCCCAAGCATCCTGCTCTGCTCTTGTAATGTTGTATTCTTCCGCTACATTACTCCCATGCACAGCCATAGGCACCTGATCGAATGGACAAGTTAGCCCATCATATAACACTAAATCCTTCACAAGATTATCGCCCATGCGAAAGCCATTCCTTGCTTGTGGCATTGCATAAGGGGCATTACTCATGCTCTCCATTCCGCCAGCTACAATAATCTCCGCATCCTGACAACGAATGATCTGATCCGCCATGGCAACGGAACGCATGCCAGAAGCACACACCTTATTGATTGTCTCACTTGTTACTTCCCATGGAAGACCTGCTTTTCTGGCAGCCTGCCTTGATGGAATTTGTCCAGCACCTGCTTGCACGACCATCCCCATGATGACCTTATCAACTGACAAGGGGTCGACCTTAGCTCTACTCAGTGCTTCCCTAATTGCCAATGCTCCTAGCTCTACAGCAGACACTTCTTTTAATGCACCATTAAACTTCCCAAAAGGTGTTCGAGCCGTTCCAACTATGACAGTATTCAATGCAATTCCTCCTTCTTCTTATGTACCCGATCAGTCAACGAAAACCTGATCGAGCGGTCGCTCATTTTATATCTTTATTTTGCACATTCTATTCGCATTAGTCAATTTATTATGACAATAAGCGGCAGTCTTTTGACCACCGCTTTTCCTGTTACTCCTTACAGAGCATCGGCTAAAATTTCAGCAATATCTCTCGCTTTCACTTGTTCTTCAGCCTCTTTCATTTTTAACCCATCATCCATCATGGTTAAGCAGTATGGACAAGCACTCGCGATTGCCGTCGGGTTAACTTCTAAGGCCTGCTCTGTACGCGCTACATTGACACGAGTCCCTTCATGTTCTTCCATCCACATCAATCCACCACCAGCGCCACAGCACATGCTATCACATTGGCTTCGCTTCATCTCTACGATCTCCACACCCGGAATTTCTTGTAGAATCTGGCGAGGCATATCATAAATATTGTTATAACGCCCTAAATAGCATGAATCATGATACGTAATACGTTCCTTCACTTCTTTCTTTGGTGTAAGGCGCCCTTCTTTCATCCATTGAATTAACAGCTCAGAATGATGATATACCTCTGCTTGCAAACCAAACTCAGGATACTCATTCTTAAAGGTATTAAAAGCATGCGGGTCACAGGTCACAATCTTTTTAACATCGTATCCTTCAAATAAAGCGATATTTTCTTGGGCTAATTGTTGAAACAGAAACTCATTACCGATACGGCGAGCTGTGTCGCCTGAGTTTTTTTCTTCATTCCCAAGGATGGCGAACTTAATACCTGCTTCATGCATCAGCTTAACAAATGCATGCGTAATTTTCATACTGCGGTTATCAAAGGAACCCATAGCCCCTACCCAAAATAGGTACTCAAACTCCTCTGCCGTTTTTACAGTAGGTACTGTATACGCTTCATCTAGACCCTCCATCCATTTCATGCGGTCTTTACGATTGATCCCCCACGGGTTACCCTGACGTTCAATATTGTTTAATGCACGTTGAGCTTCTTGTGGCATACTACCTTCTGTCATCACTAGATAGCGGCGCATGTCGATGATCTTATCGACGTGCTCATTCATCACTGGACATTGATCTTCACAGTTACGACAGGTTGTACACGCCCACAGCTCTTGCTCGGTAATCACGTCACCTATCAATGCTTTATCATATACATTTTCTACAGCAGCGGCACCTTCAGCGGTAGCTGCTACTTCTCCAGCTTGCAGGGCGATCTGGTTAGCTTTTGTATTAGGAAATGCAAAAGTAGGCATCCAAGGTGTACGCGAAGTAACGCTTGCCCCTTTTTCAGTGAGATGATCACGCATTTTCACGATAATATCCATAGGAGAGAGCATCTTGCCAGTTCCAGCGGCCGGACACATATTGGTACAGCGTCCACACTCTACACAGGCATATAAATCAATTAGTTGTGTTTGGGTAAAATCTTCAATCTTTCCATTTCCGAAAACTTCCTGAGTCTCATCTTCAAAGTTAATGGTAGAGAGCTTACCTGGTGGGTCCAGCTTTTTATACCAGACATTAAAGGGAGCAAAAATCAAGTGGGCATGCTTGGACTGCGGCACATAAACAGCAAAGCTTAACAAAATAAGCAGATGCGCCCACCAGAAGAAAAAGAACAAAGCAGCTGCCGCCGTTTCACCGATTCCTGAAAACACAAATGCGATAGCTGTGGAGAAAGGAGCAAAGATAGAGCCCTCGTGCCCTAACCATAGCTGCTCGAAAGCGAGTGAACCGAGAACTGTCACCATCAATGAACTGATAAAGATAATGACTAAACCTGACTTTAATCCTCGCTTTAAGCGATTTAACTTTTCAACATAACGTCGATAATACGCATAACCGATAGCTATAATAATCAGCATGGCGGTTATTTCCTGCATTAAGCTAAAGTACTTGTGGGCGCTACCAAATGGTAATTCATACCCAATAATAAGTCCCTTTAAAATAAGTTCAATGGCACCAAATTGCAAAATAATAAAACCGTAAAAAATGACAACGTGCATAATACCGCTCTTCTTATCCTTTAAGAGCTTCTTTTGCAAAAAAACGTTCTGAATGATCAAATTGAAGCGGGTCTTAAAGTCATCCTTTATATCTGGCTTTTTACCCAACTTGATAAACAGATACCGGCTGTACAACAGATGCGCTACAAGATATAGCCCATAAGCCAGCACAAGGAAGAAGGCAATTAAATTTAATAGTGGTAGGATTTCCATATCTTCCAGCTCCCTTTCTCTTACATAATGTAGTTATATTGGATTGTAAATTTTTCTTTTGTTTTATCTTATCAGAAGTACCAGAAAAAATGAATGACTATTCATTCAAATTTTACATTTCCACCCAAATTTTTTTAATAAAACGACCGCACAGCTTCCCTGAGCGGTCGTTCACTTTCTTTTTTGATCATATCATACTCATTTGGCTACCGTAAAGATTGAGTAATCGGTTGGTTACACGAACAAAAAAGAGTCCTTTCTCTCTCCATCATAAGTAACACCTCCATACTTGAAGTTCTACTTAATCATAGAGAAGGGAAAGGACCTGTTTACAC
This is a stretch of genomic DNA from Brevibacillus laterosporus DSM 25. It encodes these proteins:
- a CDS encoding acyl-CoA dehydrogenase translates to MELHFTEEQQMMRKMVSDFAKKEITPFVAHMEETEEFPRPLLTKMAKLGLMGIPIPEEWGGSDSDFISYVIAINEISKISATIGVILSVHTSVGTTPILYYGNEEQKHKYVPKLASGEYLGAFALTEPQAGSDAARIRTCAIRKGDHYVLNGSKIFITNGGEADTYVTFAVTDATQGTHGISAFIVEKSTPGLTVGKKEKKMGLHGSNTTELIFENATVPVKNLLGEEGRGFAIALSNLDVGRIGIAAQSLGIAEAALEYSIQYAKERKQFGSSIGNQQAVAFKLADMATQVEAARLLVYRAAFLRQEGLPCGLEASIAKKFASDVAMKSAIEAVQIFGGYGYTREYPVERLFRDAKITQIYEGTSEIQQLVISKHLLTK
- a CDS encoding 3-hydroxybutyryl-CoA dehydrogenase; its protein translation is MSIQTIMVIGAGQMGSGIAQVAAHAGFQVILHDQSTSFLERGLGNIGKNLNRQVEKGKLTEETKGKILSRIITSTELTSAKDADVVIEAVVENMQIKTEIFKKLDEICQPHTILASNTSSLPITEIAAATKRPEQVIGMHFMNPVPVMKLVEMIRGLQTSDEVYQAIEGLAKRLDKIPVSCKDFPGFISNRVLMPMINEAIYCVYEGVATPEAVDDIMKLGMNHPMGPITLADFIGLDTCLYIMEVLYEGFGDSKYRPCPLLRQYVKAGWLGRKSGRGFYVYS
- a CDS encoding acetyl-CoA C-acetyltransferase — protein: MNTVIVGTARTPFGKFNGALKEVSAVELGALAIREALSRAKVDPLSVDKVIMGMVVQAGAGQIPSRQAARKAGLPWEVTSETINKVCASGMRSVAMADQIIRCQDAEIIVAGGMESMSNAPYAMPQARNGFRMGDNLVKDLVLYDGLTCPFDQVPMAVHGSNVAEEYNITRAEQDAWAYRSQQRATKAREAGYFAEEIVPVQIPQRKGEPLLVTEDEAIRSETTLEGLAKLAPVYKKDGTITAGNAPGLNDGAGALVLMSERKAEELGVKPLATILGHVEVAAEAPYIATTPGLAIQKLLQKTGKKLEEIDLFEVNEAFAAVTLTSGKIVGWDEEKVNVNGGAIALGHPIGASGARIIMTLIHELQRRGGGLGIAAICSGAAQGDAILIRVESGR
- a CDS encoding (Fe-S)-binding protein, which encodes MEILPLLNLIAFFLVLAYGLYLVAHLLYSRYLFIKLGKKPDIKDDFKTRFNLIIQNVFLQKKLLKDKKSGIMHVVIFYGFIILQFGAIELILKGLIIGYELPFGSAHKYFSLMQEITAMLIIIAIGYAYYRRYVEKLNRLKRGLKSGLVIIFISSLMVTVLGSLAFEQLWLGHEGSIFAPFSTAIAFVFSGIGETAAAALFFFFWWAHLLILLSFAVYVPQSKHAHLIFAPFNVWYKKLDPPGKLSTINFEDETQEVFGNGKIEDFTQTQLIDLYACVECGRCTNMCPAAGTGKMLSPMDIIVKMRDHLTEKGASVTSRTPWMPTFAFPNTKANQIALQAGEVAATAEGAAAVENVYDKALIGDVITEQELWACTTCRNCEDQCPVMNEHVDKIIDMRRYLVMTEGSMPQEAQRALNNIERQGNPWGINRKDRMKWMEGLDEAYTVPTVKTAEEFEYLFWVGAMGSFDNRSMKITHAFVKLMHEAGIKFAILGNEEKNSGDTARRIGNEFLFQQLAQENIALFEGYDVKKIVTCDPHAFNTFKNEYPEFGLQAEVYHHSELLIQWMKEGRLTPKKEVKERITYHDSCYLGRYNNIYDMPRQILQEIPGVEIVEMKRSQCDSMCCGAGGGLMWMEEHEGTRVNVARTEQALEVNPTAIASACPYCLTMMDDGLKMKEAEEQVKARDIAEILADAL